From a region of the Labrus mixtus chromosome 5, fLabMix1.1, whole genome shotgun sequence genome:
- the lsm1 gene encoding U6 snRNA-associated Sm-like protein LSm1 encodes MNYVPGTASLIDDIDKKHLVLLRDGRTLIGYLRSIDQFANLVFHQTVERIHVGKKFGDIPRGIFIVRGENVVLLGEIDVDKPCDTLLQQVSIEEILEEQRLQQQAKQETEKVKMQVLKDRGLSIPKADNLDEY; translated from the exons ATGAACTACGTACCAGGGACGGCAAGCCTGATTGACGACATCGACA AGAAGCACCTGGTGCTGCTCCGAGATGGCAGAACATTGATCGGTTACCTCAGAAGCATTGATCAATTTG ccAATTTAGTTTTTCATCAAACGGTTGAACGCATCCACGTGGGGAAAAAATTTGGTGACATTCCCAGAGGGATATTCATTGTGCGAGGAGAGAATGTGGTGCTCCTCGGAGAGATA GATGTGGATAAGCCCTGTGACACACTCCTGCAGCAGGTTTCCATTGAAGAAATTCTGGAGGAGCAGCGGTTGCAGCAGCAAGCCAAACAGGAGACGGAGAAAGTGAAGATGCAGGTGCTGAAGGACCGAGGTCTTTCCATCCCCAAAGCCGATAACTTGGATGAATACTAA
- the bag4 gene encoding BAG family molecular chaperone regulator 4, translating to MQSNLKPGWPSSCNSENINGDVDNTMDAPQYTGYPSHYWYPQSHSTGHYANTYPSGSEVQPQYSPQVMPGGYPNGHGVYSPAQSQYSTSGFHPSNPFYCADPQRPAPGPYPNQGCPAEQSGGPSGQPHSQHQHHHYPGPHCQGGPGYPTGPYPHYSEGGHAMPPNPPYPTGQPLHTSPQSDGWTHSGAYAPPSQQQWQPGQQPPQNHYGNSVRPAHPPAWPGTGSGAPPPYQPKDQQHQRPPLVGPKPRPPPSSNQPNGKPAEISSPPQMYNKTGRGEPNPSQGEPPPSAPVQAPAPGPAGPQPLSQNPGLAKVQQVMSRMLLLQEDVDEFVGKKSDKSYRYLEELLTKELLVLDSVETQGQDNVRQARKDAVQRIQAILDQLEKKAF from the exons ATGCAGTCAAATCTAAAACCCGGCTGGCCCTCGTCGTGCAACTCGGAAAATATAAACGGGGACGTGGATAACACCATG GACGCCCCTCAGTATACAGGCTACCCTTCACATTACTGGTACCCCCAGTCCCATTCAACAGGACACTATGCAAATACTTACCCTTCAGGATCAGAAGTCCAGCCACAGTACAGTCCACAG GTAATGCCTGGAGGTTATCCAAATGGCCATGGTGTCTACAGCCCAGCGCAGAGTCAGTATTCAACAAGTGGTTTCCACCCGTCCAACCCTTTCTACTGCGCTGACCCCCAGAGACCAGCGCCAGGCCCTTATCCTAACCAAGGCTGTCCAGCCGAGCAGAGCGGTGGGCCGTCTGGGCAGCCACACTCTcaacaccaacatcatcattatCCTGGCCCACACTGTCAGGGG GGTCCGGGATATCCTACTGGACCCTACCCTCACTACAGTGAAGGTGGTCACGCAATGCCTCCAAACCCACCCTACCCCACCGGTCAGCCTCTCCACACAAGCCCCCAGAGTGATGGATGGACGCACTCAGGTGCATATGCCCCCCCCTCACAGCAGCAGTGGCAGCCAGGCCAGCAGCCTCCACAGAACCACTACGGAAACTCTGTACGCCCAGCCCACCCACCAGCTTGGCCTGGGACTGGGAGTGGGGCTCCACCACCTTATCAACCCAAG GACCAACAGCACCAGCGTCCCCCACTAGTGGGACCTAAACCCAGACCAcctccttcatcaaatcaaccCAACGGAAAGCCTGCTGAAATCAGTTCACCTCCACAAATGTACAACAAAACTGGAAGAGGGGAGCCTAATCCTTCACAAGGTGAGCCTCCTCCCTCTGCCCCAGTCCAAGCTCCAGCTCCAGGCCCAGCTGGACCTCAGCCTCTGAGCCAGAACCCTGGCCTAGCAAAGGTCCAACAGGTGATGTCCAGAATGCTGCTGCTTCAGGAAGATGTGGACGAGTTTGTTGGGAAAAAGTCAGATAAGAGTTATCGCTATCTGGAGGAACTGCTGACCAAAGAGCTGCTGGTGCTGGACTCTGTGGAGACTCAGGGACAGGATAACGTTCGGCAAGCCCGGAAGGATGCCGTGCAGAGGATCCAGGCCATCCTGGACCAGCTGGAGAAGAAAGCTTTCTAA
- the LOC132973995 gene encoding dual specificity protein phosphatase 26-like: MSYTSKLPASWNDTPPPRKVEIDLSSPGLAVFELERLLFTGKAIISHADEVWPRLYIGDQHSAENRADLSLHRVTHILNAAHSKRNGQPGIYGGMKITYMGIEAHDSCNFDLSVNFQAAADFIHRALSSGGKVLVHCHVGVSRSATLVLAYLMLKQNLTLVEAICAVKDNRGVIPNRGFLRQLITLDGQLFGPH; encoded by the exons ATGTCTTATACATCCAAACTTCCTGCGTCCTGGAACGATACACCTCCCCCTCGCAAAGTGGAAATTGACCTGAGCTCACCTGGTTTAGCTGTGTTTGAGTTGGAGCGTCTCTTGTTTACTGGTAAAGCAATCATCAGCCATGCAGATGAAGTGTGGCCAAGGCTTTACATTGGTGACCA gcaCAGTGCAGAGAACCGGGCTGATCTATCCTTGCATCGAGTCACTCACATCCTGAATGCAGCTCACAGTAAACGCAATGGACAACCAGGTATCTATGGAGGAATGAAGATCACCTACATGGGCATTGAGGCCCATGACTCCTGTAACTTTGACCTGAGCGTCAACTTCCAGGCAGCAGCAGACTTCATCCACAGGGCTCTGAGCAGTGGAG GCAAAGTGTTGGTGCATTGTCATGTAGGAGTGAGTCGCTCTGCCACCCTTGTCCTGGCTTACCTGATGCTAAAGCAGAACCTGACCCTGGTGGAGGCTATTTGTGCTGTGAAAGATAACCGGGGTGTAATCCCCAATCGAGGCTTCCTCCGACAGCTCATCACACTTGACGGCCAGCTCTTTGGCCCACACTGA